ACGTAGTGTGCATCACCGGTGAGGGCTCGATCCAGATGTGCATCCAAGAGCTGTCCACATGCAAGCAGTATGAGACGCCGGTCAAGATCGTGTCGTTGAACAACCGCTACCTGGGCATGGTCCGTCAGTGGCAACAACTCGAGTATAACAAGCGCTATTCGCATTCGTACATGGACGCGCTGCCGGACTTCGTAAAGCTTGCTCAAGCGTATGGCCATGTTGGCCTGCGTATCGAGCGCAGGGCGGACGTCGAGCCGGCGTTGAAGGAGGCGTTGCGGCTCAAGGATCGTACCGTGTTTCTCGATTTCCAGACCGACCCGACCGAGAACGTCTGGCCGATGGTTCAGGCCGGTAAGGGCATCACTGAGATGCTGCTCGGCGCAGAGGACCTCTGACGAAGCGCGCGTCGGCGCGCGCGAAGGCGGCGCTGCCCGCGACACGCGGCGTGCCGCGGGCAGCGCCGGGCGCAGGGACATCGAAACTGGAAAGAGAAACAAGATGCGACACATTATTTCCGTGCTGCTGGAGAATGAACCCGGTGCGTTATCGCGCGTGGTCGGCCTGTTCTCGGCGCGTGGCTACAACATTGAGACCCTGACCGTCGCGCCGACCGAGGACCGCTCGCTGTCGCGCATGACGATCGTGACGATTGGCTCGAACGACGTGGTTGAACAGATCACGAAGCATTTGAACCGCCTGATCGAGGTGGTGAAGGTGGTCGACCTGACCGAGGGCGCCCACATCGAGCGCGAACTGATGTTGATCAAGGTGCGGGCGGTCGGCAAGGAAAGGGAGGAGATGAAGAGGATGTCGGATATTTTCCGCGGCCGCATCATCGACGTCACCGAGAAGACCTACACGATCGAGTTGACCGGGGCCAGTGGCAAGCTCGACGCATTCATCGACGGGATCGACGCCACGGCGATCCTGGAGACGGTGCGCACTGGCGGCTCGGGCATCGGTCGCGGCGAGCGGATCTTGAAGGTTTGACCTGTTCTGGTGCCGCGGCGGGCAGCGCGGCATCGGGGGCAATGAACACTGAATCGAAGTGACACTACACGAAGGAAATCACATGAAAGTTTATTACGATAAGGACGCCGATCTCTCGCTGATCAAGGACAAGCAAGTCACGATCATCGGCTACGGCTCGCAAGGCCACGCGCACGCGCTGAACTTGCGCGACAGCGGTGTGAACGTGACGGTGGGACTGCGTCGCGGCGGCGCGTCGTGGGCGAAGGCCGAGACCGCCGGCCTGAGCGTGAAGGAAGTAGCCGAAGCGGTGAAGGGTGCCGACATTGTGATGATCCTGCTGCCGGACGAGCAGATCGCCGACGTCTACAAGCGCGACGTGCATGAGCATATCAAGCAAGGCGCGGCGCTCGCGTTCGCGCATGGCTTCAATGTGCACTATGGCCAAGTGGTACCGCGTGCCGACCTGGACGTGATCATGATCGCACCCAAGGCGCCGGGCCATACGGTGCGCGGCACCTACACACAGGGTGGCGGGGTGCCGCACTTGGTCGCGGTCGCACAGGACAAGTCGGGCGCGGCGCGTGACATCGCACTGTCGTATGCGGTAGCCAACGGCGGTGGCCGTGCGGGCATCATCGAGACGAACTTCCGCGAGGAAACCGAGACCGATTTGTTCGGCGAGCAGGCCGTGCTGTGCGGCGGCACGGTCGAGCTGATCAAGGCCGGCTTCGAGACGCTGGTTGAGGCAGGCTACGCGCCTGAGATGGCGTACTTCGAATGCCTGCATGAGTTGAAGCTGATCGTCGACCTGATCTATGAAGGCGGCATTGCGAACATGAACTACTCGATCTCGAACAACGCCGAGTACGGGGAGTACGTGACCGGCCCGCGCGTGATCACCGACGAGACGAAGCAGGTGATGAAGCATGTGTTGCGTGACATCCAGACCGGCGAGTACGCGAAAAGCTTCATCCTTGAGAACCGCGCCGGCGCGCCGACGCTGCAATCGCGGCGGCGCCTGACGGCCGAACACCAGATCGAGACGGTTGGCGCGAAGCTGCGTGCGATGATGCCGTGGATCGCGAAAAACAAGCTGGTCGATCAGTCGAAGAACTGATCACGCGCTCGCACCACGCACGCGCCATCGCGCGTTCGAGCCGCCTGGGGCGTCATGCCCGGGCGGCTTTTCTTTATTCGCCCACAGGCCGCGGGCGTGACAGGCGGCCGGGGTTTGCTATCCTTCTATTTTCTTGGAACTGGCGTTGCCTATATGACTTATCCTCACCCGATCATTGCCCGCGAAGGTTGGCCTTTCATCGCTGCCGCGTTCGTCGTGACGCTGCTGATCCATGCATTCGTGGGCTTCGGCTGGGCGTGGCCTTTCTGGCTGCTGACACTATTTGTCGTGCAGTTCTTTCGCGATCCGCAGCGGCCGGTGCCGCAGCAGCCGAATGCCGTGTTGTGCCCGGCTGACGGACGGATCGTCGCGGTCGAGACTGCGCACGATCCGTACGTGAACCGCGACGCGCTGAAGATCAGCGTGTTCATGAACGTGTTCAACGTTCATTCACAACGCTCGCCGGTTGACGGTGCGGTGACCCAGGTCGAATATTTTCCCGGCGCCTACCTGAATGCAGCAATCGACAAGGCGTCGCTGGAGAACGAGCGCAACGCGATCGTGCTGCAGACCGCGGACAATCACATTGTCACCTCGGTGCAGGTGGCCGGATTGATCGCTCGGCGCATCCTGTGCTACGTGCGCACCGGCGAGCCGCTCGCCCGCGGCCAGCGCTATGGCTTCATCCGCTTTGGCTCGCGCGTGGACGTCTATCTGCCGTTGGGCAGCAAGCCGCGGGTGTCGATCGGCGAGAAGGTACAGGCGTCGGCGACGATCCTGGCCGAGCTTTGAGCGGCGCAAGGAGGGCTTGATGGCTGATTTCAAACCGCGACGCCCGCGTGCGGGCGGGCCGCGCCTGGCGCGGCCGTTCCGGCGCAACCGCACGGTGCAAGAGCAGATCGCGCGGCGCAGCCTGCGGGCCGCGCGCCAACAATTGCTACGCAAACGCAGCGTCTACCTGCTGCCCAATGCGTTCACAACCGCTGCATTGTTCTGCGGTTTCTTCGCCGTGGTACAGGCGATGAACGTGCGTTTTGAGATCGCCGCGATCGCCATCTTCGTCGCGATGGTGCTGGATGGCATGGACGGCCGCGTGGCACGCATGACGCATACACAAAGTGCGTTCGGCGAGCAGTTCGACAGCCTGTCGGACATGGTGTCGTTTGGTGTTGCGCCAGCGCTGGTGATGTACGAGTGGGTGCTCAAGGATCTAGGTCGCTGGGGGTGGCTTGCCGCGTTCGTCTATTGCGCTGGCGCCGCGCTGCGCCTGGCACGCTTCAATACGAACATCGGCGTGGTCGACAAGCGCTATTTTCAGGGCCTGCCGAGTCCGGCCGCTGCCGCGCTGGTGGCCGGCTTCGTGTGGCTGGCGACCGATAATCGGGTGCCGCTCAAGCTCGGCTGGCTGCCGTGGGTCGCATTTGGCCTGACGATCTATGCGGGCGTTACCATGGTCTCCAATGCGCCGTTCTACAGCGGCAAGGCGCTCGACGTCCGGCATCGGGTGCCGTTTGCGGCGATCCTGCTGGTCGTAGTCGCCTTCGTACTTGTGTCGTCTGATCCGCCGCTGATGCTGTTCGGCCTGTTTGTATTGTATGGTTTGTCCGGCTATGTGCTGTGGATGTGGCGCGCGATATCGCGCAAGCCCAATCCGGTCGCGTTGGGTGCTGTCAAGCCGGCCGCCCACGAGCCCATCACGGATAAGGCGTCGGACAGGGTACGCGCGGTGGAAAGATCTGCCACCCAGGAGCACATCGCAAACAAGGCGTTGGACAACGAGTGCCGCGCGGACAAGCGGCCATAGTCATCGACTATTGGCCAATGGCACGGTTAGGTTGCGTTGCACGTTGACCTAATTGACGCTATAGTCGTCCGAATCAATATGGCTGCACGGCTTCTACTATCTCTACCGGTCGGCGCGTTATCTCGCGCGCCGACGTCGGCGTGTCTATCGCGCTGAATCGATTCTGCCTCCGCTTCGTCTCGCCTGTTCGCACCGGCGTCACCTGCGGTGTGCCGATAGAGGAGGTTGCCGCTTACCCCACTGATTCGAGTCCGGAGACTGACATGGCAGACAAGTTGATCATATTCGACACGACGTTGCGTGATGGCGAGCAATCGCCGGGCGCGTCGATGACGAAGGAGGAGAAGATCCGCATCGCACGACAGCTCGAGCGCATGAAGGTGGATGTGATCGAGGCGGGCTTCGCGGCCAGTTCGGACGGAGATTTTGACGCGATCCAGGCGATCGCCTCGCAGGTCAAGGACAGCGTGATCTGCTCGCTGGCGCGCGCCAATGACAAGGATATTGCGCGTGCGGCCGAGGCGCTTAAGCCGGCGGGGCGGTTCAGGATCCATACATTCATCGCGACCTCGGCGCTGCATATGGAGAAGAAGCTGCGCATGACGCCGGAGCAGGTGTACGAGCAGGCGCGGCTGGCAGTGCGTTTTGCTCGGCAGTTCACGGACGACATTGAGTTTTCGCCAGAGGACGGTAGCCGCTCGGACATGGATTTCCTGTGCCGGGTGCTGGAGGCGGTGATCGCGGAGGGCGCCACCACGATCAACATTCCGGATACCGTCGGCTATGCGGTGCCGGACGGCTATGCGGCGCTGATCCGGCAGATCCGCGAACGGGTGCCGAACTCCGACAAGGCGGTATTCTCAGTGCACTGCCACAATGATTTGGGTATGGCGGTGGCTAACTCGCTGGCGGCGGTGAAGCTGGGCGGCGCGCGGCAGATTGAGTGCACGGTGAACGGGCTTGGCGAGCGGGCCGGGAATACGTCGCTGGAGGAAGTGGTGATGGCGGTGAAGACGCGCCGTGACTACTTCGGGCTAGAGGTGGGCATCGACACGACGCAGATCGTGCCGGTCTCGAAGCTGGTGTCGCAGACGACGGGCTTTGTGGTGCAGCCGAACAAGGCGGTGGTGGGGGCCAATGCGTTTGCGCACGCGTCGGGAATTCATCAGGACGGGGTGCTCAAAGCGCGGGACACGTACGAGATCATGCGTGCGGAAGACGTGGGCTGGAGCGCGAACAAGATTGTGCTCGGCAAACTGTCGGGCCGCAGCGCGTTCAAGCAGCGGCTGCAGGAATTGGGGGTGGCGCTGGACAGCGAGGCGGAACTGAACGCCGCATTCGCGCGCTTCAAGGAACTGGCCGATCGCAAGGCGGAGATCTTCGACGAGGATATCTTGTCGATCGTCAGCCAGGAGGCCAATGCCGCGCACGATCACGAGACCTATCGGTTCGTGTCGTTGTCGCAGCATTCGGAAACGGGCGAGCGGCCGCACGCGAAGGTGGTGTTCACCGTCGACGGTAGCGAGACGACCGGCCAGGCGCACGGCAACGGCCCGGTCGATGCGACGTTGCATGCGATCGAGTCACGGGTCAATAGTGGTGCGGAATTGATACTGTATTCGGTCAACGCGATCACGGCTGGCACGCAGGCGCAAGGCGAGGTGACCGTGCGGCTGTCGAAGGCGGGGCGTATCGTCAATGGCGTCGGCACCGACCTGGACATCGTCGCCGCGTCGGCAAAGGCTTATATTGCGGCGTTGAACAAGCTTGATCCGAGCGCCGAAAAGCTCAATCCGCAGCGCTCGTAGCGGTGCGGCCGCACGTCGCACGCTGCCATTCGTGCCGCACGTTGCATGTCACCATCCGTGCCGTGCCGTGCCGTGCCGTGCCGTGCCATGCCATGCCATGCCATGCCATGCCATGCTGTGCCGTGCTGTGCCGTGCTGTGCTGTGCTGTGCTGTGCTGTGCCGTACGGCGCGCGCCGCCATCCGTGTCACGCGGCGCTGCTCGTCGGTTCGCCCACGCTTGGTCGTGACGGCGCTGCCCTGCCGCCGACACCGGCGTGGTCGCCGTCCGCTCTGGCGCGGCGCCGCTAAAATAGGAAGCGCCGGCGCTCTGGATCGTGCAGCGGGTCAGGCGTCTTCTGCGTGAGCCGCAACACACCGGCGTCGTCAAAATAGAAGTGGTACAACTGGTACCAGACGCCGTCATCCATGTAGCGATAACTCCACACTTCCCGCTTCATCCTTGGGAAATAGGCGGTTTCCTCCGGCTTGCCGAAGCGGATCAGCACATCGTTCTTCGTCCATTTGCCGACCTGTGCTTGATAGAATTCGCTGTTTTGCAACACCTGTTGCACGTCAACGACCTTGCCCGTGCCGTCGACATCGGCCGCCGTTGTCGTTTCGCCCATCGGCT
This region of Mycetohabitans endofungorum genomic DNA includes:
- the ilvN gene encoding acetolactate synthase small subunit, translated to MRHIISVLLENEPGALSRVVGLFSARGYNIETLTVAPTEDRSLSRMTIVTIGSNDVVEQITKHLNRLIEVVKVVDLTEGAHIERELMLIKVRAVGKEREEMKRMSDIFRGRIIDVTEKTYTIELTGASGKLDAFIDGIDATAILETVRTGGSGIGRGERILKV
- the ilvC gene encoding ketol-acid reductoisomerase encodes the protein MKVYYDKDADLSLIKDKQVTIIGYGSQGHAHALNLRDSGVNVTVGLRRGGASWAKAETAGLSVKEVAEAVKGADIVMILLPDEQIADVYKRDVHEHIKQGAALAFAHGFNVHYGQVVPRADLDVIMIAPKAPGHTVRGTYTQGGGVPHLVAVAQDKSGAARDIALSYAVANGGGRAGIIETNFREETETDLFGEQAVLCGGTVELIKAGFETLVEAGYAPEMAYFECLHELKLIVDLIYEGGIANMNYSISNNAEYGEYVTGPRVITDETKQVMKHVLRDIQTGEYAKSFILENRAGAPTLQSRRRLTAEHQIETVGAKLRAMMPWIAKNKLVDQSKN
- a CDS encoding phosphatidylserine decarboxylase is translated as MTYPHPIIAREGWPFIAAAFVVTLLIHAFVGFGWAWPFWLLTLFVVQFFRDPQRPVPQQPNAVLCPADGRIVAVETAHDPYVNRDALKISVFMNVFNVHSQRSPVDGAVTQVEYFPGAYLNAAIDKASLENERNAIVLQTADNHIVTSVQVAGLIARRILCYVRTGEPLARGQRYGFIRFGSRVDVYLPLGSKPRVSIGEKVQASATILAEL
- the pssA gene encoding CDP-diacylglycerol--serine O-phosphatidyltransferase, with protein sequence MADFKPRRPRAGGPRLARPFRRNRTVQEQIARRSLRAARQQLLRKRSVYLLPNAFTTAALFCGFFAVVQAMNVRFEIAAIAIFVAMVLDGMDGRVARMTHTQSAFGEQFDSLSDMVSFGVAPALVMYEWVLKDLGRWGWLAAFVYCAGAALRLARFNTNIGVVDKRYFQGLPSPAAAALVAGFVWLATDNRVPLKLGWLPWVAFGLTIYAGVTMVSNAPFYSGKALDVRHRVPFAAILLVVVAFVLVSSDPPLMLFGLFVLYGLSGYVLWMWRAISRKPNPVALGAVKPAAHEPITDKASDRVRAVERSATQEHIANKALDNECRADKRP
- a CDS encoding 2-isopropylmalate synthase; amino-acid sequence: MADKLIIFDTTLRDGEQSPGASMTKEEKIRIARQLERMKVDVIEAGFAASSDGDFDAIQAIASQVKDSVICSLARANDKDIARAAEALKPAGRFRIHTFIATSALHMEKKLRMTPEQVYEQARLAVRFARQFTDDIEFSPEDGSRSDMDFLCRVLEAVIAEGATTINIPDTVGYAVPDGYAALIRQIRERVPNSDKAVFSVHCHNDLGMAVANSLAAVKLGGARQIECTVNGLGERAGNTSLEEVVMAVKTRRDYFGLEVGIDTTQIVPVSKLVSQTTGFVVQPNKAVVGANAFAHASGIHQDGVLKARDTYEIMRAEDVGWSANKIVLGKLSGRSAFKQRLQELGVALDSEAELNAAFARFKELADRKAEIFDEDILSIVSQEANAAHDHETYRFVSLSQHSETGERPHAKVVFTVDGSETTGQAHGNGPVDATLHAIESRVNSGAELILYSVNAITAGTQAQGEVTVRLSKAGRIVNGVGTDLDIVAASAKAYIAALNKLDPSAEKLNPQRS